A DNA window from Chitinibacter fontanus contains the following coding sequences:
- the ahpC gene encoding alkyl hydroperoxide reductase subunit C, whose amino-acid sequence MAIINTVIKPFKATAYHEGKFVPVSDESLKGKWSVVFFYPADFTFVCPTELGDLADLYPEFQKLGVEVYSVSTDTHFTHKAWHDASDTIAKINYPMIGDPTGTISRNFDVMIEEEGLALRGTFVINPEGEIKVAEIHDLGIGRDAKELLRKVQAAQYVASHPGEVCPAKWTPGEATLKPSLDLVGKI is encoded by the coding sequence ATGGCAATTATCAATACTGTAATCAAACCATTCAAAGCCACTGCTTACCACGAAGGCAAATTTGTCCCTGTGAGCGATGAGTCGCTCAAAGGCAAATGGTCGGTGGTGTTCTTCTATCCCGCAGACTTCACTTTTGTTTGCCCTACCGAGCTTGGTGATCTGGCCGACCTTTACCCCGAATTCCAAAAATTGGGCGTAGAAGTGTACTCGGTTTCTACCGATACCCATTTCACACACAAGGCTTGGCACGATGCTTCGGACACCATTGCAAAAATCAATTACCCAATGATCGGTGACCCAACAGGCACAATTAGCCGCAACTTCGACGTAATGATTGAAGAAGAAGGCTTAGCTTTGCGCGGCACGTTTGTAATCAATCCCGAAGGCGAGATCAAGGTCGCTGAAATTCACGATCTGGGTATTGGTCGTGATGCCAAAGAATTGCTACGTAAAGTGCAGGCCGCACAATACGTGGCGAGCCACCCGGGTGAAGTATGCCCAGCGAAGTGGACTCCAGGTGAAGCAACGCTGAAACCATCACTGGACTTGGTGGGTAAGATCTAA